A region of Mammaliicoccus sp. Dog046 DNA encodes the following proteins:
- a CDS encoding cytochrome B5 — translation MHKYERLWLIVGTSSLVIFLVILIVTALHNGHTPAASGREYVNPEKVDQIEPFNKPGLHKVNNKDYDYELVFVASAFNYQPGQVEIPKGSKVKIIATSKDTLHGFSLPGTNVNMMLEPGHISEFTQTFNHKAEYLIICNEYCGVGHADMKSMIKVVDKK, via the coding sequence GTGCATAAATACGAAAGATTATGGTTAATTGTGGGAACGAGCTCATTAGTTATTTTTCTTGTCATTTTAATTGTAACTGCATTGCACAATGGACATACGCCAGCAGCATCTGGACGGGAATATGTAAATCCTGAGAAAGTTGATCAAATCGAACCATTTAATAAACCAGGATTACATAAAGTAAACAATAAAGATTATGATTATGAACTCGTATTTGTAGCATCTGCTTTTAATTATCAACCGGGACAAGTAGAAATACCTAAAGGTTCAAAAGTGAAAATCATTGCAACAAGTAAAGATACTTTGCATGGATTTAGTTTACCTGGAACAAATGTCAATATGATGTTAGAACCAGGACATATTAGTGAATTCACTCAAACATTTAATCACAAAGCTGAATATCTGATTATTTGCAATGAATATTGTGGTGTAGGACACGCTGATATGAAGTCTATGATAAAGGTTGTGGATAAAAAATGA
- a CDS encoding dynamin family protein, whose translation MKSNQASLDLLYKLKKEIEKSSNHSLIKQINEMIKKVYNEQYTVSFVGHFSAGKSTIINHAIGQDILPSSPVPTTSNTAQLISSNKNSISVNLNDNRYTIVDSQQEVKKLNTENQEVESIEIEFTSDKYNHGFTFQDTPGVDSMSDNHRESAFQYLLTSNIVFYTVDYNHVQSDMNFNFIKSLNKLDIPVILVVNQIDKHDEDEIAFDTYKRRVNKAVSDWHLNLEKIFYISKYDTPNNERADFKQYIHNLDQNRTDHQHFIERVTNYITQEQLNFISQHMEDILSEIDSSEATFEEDYQAYKKKAEVQNEQSLIQDKDQFKSNLKEERKEILDNAYLMPYEMRETIRQYLETTAKDFKVKGLFNKGSKKEQLQSEKLSNLKVELDSKIHDEITKVWIKSLERLNKYIQDSSLFEKIINQKYEISEQELSDFVQAQTSITNDYVLIYSKGITEIINRKIRQETNQLIDEIVESSKVNQDQSTQNNLLDDYERYKEYKSLKTSLVTQNFQHYYIHLNEYIDKLIDRHFINISDIELDEETSHKHHYENDTSETKENNLDLVKQQLNQLKSLPIYQSEMNHIESQIERMTQNITKIAVFGTFSAGKSSLINAILQKPILLSSPNPTTASITEISYGTTQEVTFKTYEQLLEEINHITEYVDQSYTSIESFIEDKSIKTNKSLSSNHLAFFEAIESNYHEYASILKQHEPVAFEIEELEKLTADDTHAAFVHKINLRLEEEWLKDKIIIDSPGLNSNNQRHTRETEQIIATSDLILYVSYYNHAFTDKDAEFLTYMRDMNHLQQSQGMKFIINAIDLAESDDDKEAVLSYVETSLDQLNIKPECYPVSSKQALKQYDSYFTKFMSAIDHFVNVESKHVIQSQIESKTKQLINELEQMVHTYRQDKSKFESRKDTLLKYKQQENFTNQIVIKTHHQQEKEIQDQLYYLKDRLHIQLNDIVKKHFNTSTVTDEFKQSLQTSTKQYVDAVNQKLSLESSLISERLKNFYTKTFDDLLTPTIVELNEASILISKYKHAFNYEAAQPINIHLQEIINQSVKSISKKDLIKSSRVKETQQSILDDTMRLIDEPIVTFNRSLTTDLEEYDKDAEGFIKSYNEDVIALIDSYLSVEIDNQMIEQIEAVLKEI comes from the coding sequence ATGAAAAGCAATCAAGCTTCTTTAGATTTATTATATAAACTAAAAAAAGAAATCGAAAAATCGTCGAACCATTCACTTATAAAGCAAATTAATGAAATGATTAAAAAAGTATACAATGAACAATATACGGTTAGTTTTGTTGGTCACTTTTCTGCTGGTAAGTCAACAATTATCAATCACGCAATCGGACAGGATATATTACCGAGTTCTCCTGTACCGACAACGAGTAACACAGCACAATTAATTTCATCTAATAAAAATAGCATATCAGTAAACTTAAATGACAATCGCTATACAATAGTAGATTCTCAACAAGAAGTAAAAAAATTAAACACTGAAAATCAAGAAGTAGAGTCTATAGAAATTGAATTTACTTCAGATAAATATAATCATGGATTTACTTTTCAAGATACACCAGGCGTAGATTCTATGAGTGATAATCATAGGGAAAGTGCTTTTCAATATTTATTGACGTCTAATATTGTATTTTATACGGTAGATTACAATCATGTTCAATCTGATATGAACTTTAATTTTATTAAGTCATTAAATAAGTTAGATATTCCGGTCATTTTAGTAGTTAATCAAATTGATAAACATGATGAAGATGAGATTGCGTTTGATACATATAAACGAAGAGTGAACAAAGCTGTATCAGATTGGCATTTAAACTTAGAGAAGATATTCTATATATCAAAATACGACACACCAAATAATGAACGAGCGGATTTCAAACAATACATTCATAATCTTGACCAAAATCGTACAGATCATCAACATTTTATTGAACGTGTTACAAATTATATAACACAAGAACAATTGAATTTTATCAGTCAGCATATGGAAGACATCTTATCCGAAATCGATTCAAGTGAGGCTACGTTTGAGGAAGACTATCAAGCATATAAGAAAAAAGCAGAAGTACAAAATGAACAATCCTTAATACAAGATAAAGACCAATTCAAATCTAATTTGAAAGAAGAACGTAAAGAAATACTAGATAATGCATACTTGATGCCTTATGAAATGAGAGAGACGATTAGACAGTACTTAGAAACTACTGCTAAAGATTTCAAAGTTAAAGGGCTATTTAACAAAGGTAGTAAAAAGGAACAGTTACAAAGCGAAAAACTAAGTAATTTAAAAGTCGAATTAGATTCAAAAATTCACGACGAGATTACTAAAGTATGGATCAAATCACTTGAACGACTTAATAAATATATTCAAGATTCATCATTATTTGAGAAAATTATAAATCAAAAATACGAAATTTCAGAACAGGAACTATCTGATTTTGTACAAGCACAGACATCGATTACAAATGACTACGTACTTATATATTCTAAAGGTATAACTGAAATAATTAATCGAAAAATTCGTCAAGAAACAAATCAATTAATAGATGAAATTGTAGAATCTAGTAAAGTAAATCAAGATCAATCAACACAAAACAATTTATTAGATGATTACGAACGTTATAAGGAATATAAGTCATTAAAAACATCATTAGTCACTCAAAATTTTCAACATTATTATATACACCTAAATGAATATATAGATAAATTGATAGATAGACATTTTATAAATATAAGCGATATAGAATTAGATGAAGAAACTAGTCATAAACATCATTATGAAAATGATACTTCCGAAACGAAAGAAAATAATTTAGATTTAGTAAAACAACAGTTAAATCAATTAAAATCATTACCAATATACCAATCTGAAATGAACCACATCGAAAGTCAGATAGAGCGTATGACGCAAAACATCACAAAAATCGCCGTTTTTGGTACTTTTAGTGCAGGGAAAAGTAGTTTAATTAACGCCATATTACAAAAGCCGATACTATTAAGTTCACCAAATCCTACGACAGCCAGTATTACAGAAATCAGTTATGGTACGACACAAGAAGTGACATTTAAAACATATGAACAATTATTAGAAGAAATCAATCACATTACAGAATATGTTGATCAATCATATACTTCTATAGAATCATTTATTGAAGATAAATCAATAAAAACAAACAAATCATTATCAAGTAATCATCTTGCATTTTTTGAAGCAATCGAATCGAACTATCATGAATATGCATCTATCTTGAAACAACATGAACCAGTAGCATTTGAAATTGAAGAGTTAGAGAAGTTAACCGCTGATGATACACATGCTGCGTTTGTACACAAAATCAACTTAAGGTTAGAAGAAGAATGGCTGAAAGATAAGATCATTATTGATTCACCTGGTTTAAATTCCAATAACCAACGTCATACGAGGGAAACTGAACAAATCATAGCAACAAGTGACTTAATCCTCTATGTAAGTTATTACAATCATGCGTTCACAGATAAAGATGCTGAGTTCTTAACTTATATGAGAGATATGAATCATTTACAACAATCTCAAGGCATGAAATTTATAATTAATGCCATTGACCTAGCTGAGTCCGATGATGATAAGGAAGCCGTATTATCATATGTAGAAACATCATTAGATCAATTGAATATCAAACCTGAATGTTATCCTGTTTCAAGTAAACAAGCATTAAAACAATATGATTCATACTTCACTAAATTTATGTCTGCCATAGATCATTTTGTAAATGTTGAAAGTAAACATGTCATTCAGTCTCAAATTGAATCAAAAACAAAACAACTCATTAACGAACTAGAACAAATGGTGCATACGTATCGACAAGATAAATCAAAATTTGAAAGTCGCAAAGATACACTATTAAAATATAAACAACAAGAAAACTTCACGAATCAAATTGTCATTAAGACACATCATCAACAAGAAAAAGAAATTCAAGATCAACTTTACTATTTAAAAGATAGACTTCATATACAATTAAATGATATTGTGAAGAAGCATTTCAATACATCGACGGTTACAGATGAGTTTAAACAATCGTTACAGACGAGTACAAAACAATATGTTGATGCGGTTAATCAAAAATTAAGTCTTGAAAGTTCTCTCATTTCCGAAAGGTTAAAGAACTTTTATACTAAAACGTTTGATGATTTATTAACACCAACGATTGTTGAATTAAATGAAGCATCTATTTTAATTTCAAAATATAAACACGCATTTAATTATGAAGCAGCACAACCGATTAACATTCATCTACAAGAAATTATTAATCAATCTGTTAAATCCATTTCAAAGAAGGATTTGATTAAGTCATCGCGTGTTAAAGAAACACAACAATCTATTCTTGATGATACGATGCGTTTGATAGATGAACCGATAGTCACATTCAATCGATCATTAACAACAGATTTAGAAGAATATGATAAAGATGCTGAAGGATTTATCAAGTCGTATAACGAAGATGTCATCGCATTAATTGATTCATATTTATCAGTAGAAATTGATAATCAGATGATTGAACAAATTGAAGCAGTCTTAAAAGAGATATAA